The sequence ATACTCTTTATCTCGCAATTACTTACTATCATGAATCAATTATAGCACAAGTTGTAAGTATCACATTATTTTAGGAACTTAATATACTACAGGCAGTATAAAATACAAAAAAGCTATTACAAAATAGTACATTTGTCTATTTTATAATAGCTTCACTCACAAAAATGTTATTTTTATTTTCTTAATTTTTTAATGTCTTCTATATTTAATCCAGTCTTTAAAGCAATTATTTTATCATCTAAAACATCCAATAGATTTTTGGTGATCTCTAATGCCTTTTGTTTTTTACCTATTTCTATTCCTTCTTTTGTCGCTCCCTTAAGTCTACTTTGCTCATCCATTAATGCTTTTTCACGCATTTCAGCAAGCCAAATTGCTTGTTTATCTCCACTTATTTTATATAAAGCATCCATAGCCTCTTCTATTTCTCCATCTGTTTTCATGAATTCTTCAATCTCCTTTCACGTAGGATTTGATAAGAAGATTAGCTATTTTCTTAATATTTTAATATCTTCTATATTTAATCCAGTCTTTAAAGCAATTGTTTCATCATCTAAAACATCCAGTAGATTTTTGGCTATTTCTAATGCTTTTTCCTTTTTACCTATATTTATACCCTTATCTATTCCTTCTTTTGTCGCTCCCTTAAGTCTACTTTGCTCATCCATCAATGCTTTTTCACGCATTTCAGCAAGCCAAATTGCTTGTTTATCTCCACTTATTTTATATAAAGCATCCATAGCTTCTTTTATTTCTCCATCTGTTTTCATGAATTCTTCAATCTCCTTCCCTGCAGGATTTGATAAAAACGTCAGCCATTTATATAATTTTTCATTAAATTCTTTAGTTTGCTTATTTGATATATGATCTTCTTTGTAATCATTAAATTTAGGTAATTCTATAAATACTAATTCTAATAAGTCTGTTAATGATTGTTTAGTTTCCTTTTCAAATAGTCCATAATTTTTAATAAAATTCTCACCATCTAAATATTTGAAGTTTAATATGTTTATAGTTACAGTCCTGTTTAAACAAGAGTAATCTTCACCTTTATCTAATTGTGTTAATAACATTTTAGATATATAGAATAAAGTCCTTTTAATCATATTATACTGATTTATTAGCTGAATTTCTACATTTACGTGCATATCTCTTTCAGTAGTAACATGTAAATCTAATATACTAAGTTTTTCACTTGCAATTAGTGAGGCATCAAGTATTTTCTCTTCAAAATCAACTTCTTTGATGGCATTCTCACCAGATAAATTTAAGATTGAATTTAGAAAACTTATTAATATGTGCTTATGAGCTTTCATTCCAAATAGTTTTTGGAAAACTACATCGTTTTTAGGATCTAATATTTTTGTCATAAGTAATACCTTCCTTTATTTGTTACTTCACTAAATATTATCGCCTTACTATTTGTAGTTTATGCAAACAAATATTCTATAAAAAATTAATGAGAAGTCTTTATAAAGCCGTTATAAAGAAAGGAACTTTTACATCAAAAAACCTATGCTTAACATCAGTTTTAGCATAGGTTATTATATTTATTTAATTTTATCTTCGTAATATTTTTTAAATTAGTTCTTTAACTTACTCGATAAACCGGTATTTGCAACTTTATTACATCCCAACTATCTTTCTAACTGTGTTTGCTGTTCTGATTGTCAGCTTGCTACTAATGTTTGCGTTAGCTGTCTTCGACCACCAATTTGTCTTTTGATAATCCTTTCGACTAAAAGACCAGAATACTGCTTTTTTGTAGTTCTTTATCTTTTCAAATTCTTCTTTAGGCTCTCCTATTTCACTAAATACATCAGTAAATGTTGTCGGTAACATTATAAAAATCAGATTATCGTAGATTTCCTTGTTTTCATTTCCCCACCAGTCAGGGGCATTATGTAGTATATCTTCCAGTTCTTCTTTTAATATGATAAAAACCGGTATTTTTAAATCAAACCTGTCTTTTATCATAGTTTCAATCTGATCAGAAAAATCCTCTTTGTAATCCTCATCACTTGAAAAGATGACATTGCCGCTGTTCAGATATGTCTTAACTTCTAAAAAACCAAGTTCTTCAAAACCTGCTTTTAATCCAGCCATTGGAATCTTATTTTTGCCACTTATATTGATGCCCCTTAAAAATGCAATATATCTTTTCATATAACAAAGCCACCTCCTCAAATTCTAATTTATCGCTTAGTAATAAACTATAAACTCATATAATAATATAAATATTAGTTTATTATAACATATTTTTATAACACCATATTTTTTGAATTTCAAAGATCAATATTTCTTAATTAGTTCGCAATATCTACATAAAGTGAACTAACTTAACACTTTATTATGCTCATTTTCTGCAAATACAATGAAGTATCGGACCATCTTCTTCTTTATAAACCATACCTCTTTTACACTCT comes from Clostridium sp. TW13 and encodes:
- a CDS encoding Rpn family recombination-promoting nuclease/putative transposase gives rise to the protein MTKILDPKNDVVFQKLFGMKAHKHILISFLNSILNLSGENAIKEVDFEEKILDASLIASEKLSILDLHVTTERDMHVNVEIQLINQYNMIKRTLFYISKMLLTQLDKGEDYSCLNRTVTINILNFKYLDGENFIKNYGLFEKETKQSLTDLLELVFIELPKFNDYKEDHISNKQTKEFNEKLYKWLTFLSNPAGKEIEEFMKTDGEIKEAMDALYKISGDKQAIWLAEMREKALMDEQSRLKGATKEGIDKGINIGKKEKALEIAKNLLDVLDDETIALKTGLNIEDIKILRK
- a CDS encoding DUF1697 domain-containing protein; its protein translation is MKRYIAFLRGINISGKNKIPMAGLKAGFEELGFLEVKTYLNSGNVIFSSDEDYKEDFSDQIETMIKDRFDLKIPVFIILKEELEDILHNAPDWWGNENKEIYDNLIFIMLPTTFTDVFSEIGEPKEEFEKIKNYKKAVFWSFSRKDYQKTNWWSKTANANISSKLTIRTANTVRKIVGM